From Scomber scombrus chromosome 21, fScoSco1.1, whole genome shotgun sequence, one genomic window encodes:
- the LOC134003661 gene encoding protein phosphatase 1 regulatory subunit 1B-like isoform X2 gives MDPLLPAETEVMEREADKDARRKIQFSVPSSVPIQLDPRQVEMIRRRRPTPATLFRLTDPPSPDEDSGPHQWVLGENGVLKAKLVNTPTYQPPSLKAVQRMAQAHFSSLDMSSVDKEEPSSGEEEEEGEKKSQQTASDLRKESKPLRDLPASTDSLTRCADHPGAKEAVKEGDKGKGE, from the exons ATGGACCCGCTGCTGCCCGCAGAGACGGAGGTGATGGAGCGAGAGGCAGACAAGGACGCGAGGAGGAAGATCCAGTTCTCGGTGCCTTCCTCAGTGCCCATTCAGCTGGACCCGCGACAGGTGGAGATG ATTCGACGTCGGAGGCCGACACCCGCCACTCTCTTCAGACTGACAGACCCACCGTCACCAGATGAAGACAGTGGGCCTCACCAG TGGGTTCTGGGAGAAAATGGAGTCTTAAAAGCCAAACTGGTTAACACACCAACCTACCAGCCACCCTCACTCAAAG CTGTGCAGAGGATGGCCCAGGCTCACTTCTCCTCCTTAGACATGAGCTCTGTGGACAAAGAGGAGCCCTCTTctggggaggaagaggaggaaggtgagAAAAAGAGCCAGCAGACAGCTTCAG ATctaagaaaagaaagcaaaccACTTAGGGATCTGCCTGCTTCAACGGACAGTTTGACCAGATGTGCTGATCATCCTGGAGCTAAAGAAGCGGTCAAAGAAGGAGACAAAGGAAAGGGAGAATGA
- the LOC134003661 gene encoding protein phosphatase 1 regulatory subunit 1B-like isoform X1 → MDPLLPAETEVMEREADKDARRKIQFSVPSSVPIQLDPRQVEMIRRRRPTPATLFRLTDPPSPDEDSGPHQWVLGENGVLKAKLVNTPTYQPPSLKAVQRMAQAHFSSLDMSSVDKEEPSSGEEEEEGEKKSQQTASGTDLRKESKPLRDLPASTDSLTRCADHPGAKEAVKEGDKGKGE, encoded by the exons ATGGACCCGCTGCTGCCCGCAGAGACGGAGGTGATGGAGCGAGAGGCAGACAAGGACGCGAGGAGGAAGATCCAGTTCTCGGTGCCTTCCTCAGTGCCCATTCAGCTGGACCCGCGACAGGTGGAGATG ATTCGACGTCGGAGGCCGACACCCGCCACTCTCTTCAGACTGACAGACCCACCGTCACCAGATGAAGACAGTGGGCCTCACCAG TGGGTTCTGGGAGAAAATGGAGTCTTAAAAGCCAAACTGGTTAACACACCAACCTACCAGCCACCCTCACTCAAAG CTGTGCAGAGGATGGCCCAGGCTCACTTCTCCTCCTTAGACATGAGCTCTGTGGACAAAGAGGAGCCCTCTTctggggaggaagaggaggaaggtgagAAAAAGAGCCAGCAGACAGCTTCAGGTACAG ATctaagaaaagaaagcaaaccACTTAGGGATCTGCCTGCTTCAACGGACAGTTTGACCAGATGTGCTGATCATCCTGGAGCTAAAGAAGCGGTCAAAGAAGGAGACAAAGGAAAGGGAGAATGA
- the LOC134003661 gene encoding protein phosphatase 1 regulatory subunit 1B-like isoform X3: MDPLLPAETEVMEREADKDARRKIQFSVPSSVPIQLDPRQVEMIRRRRPTPATLFRLTDPPSPDEDSGPHQWVLGENGVLKAKLVNTPTYQPPSLKAVQRMAQAHFSSLDMSSVDKEEPSSGEEEEEDLRKESKPLRDLPASTDSLTRCADHPGAKEAVKEGDKGKGE; encoded by the exons ATGGACCCGCTGCTGCCCGCAGAGACGGAGGTGATGGAGCGAGAGGCAGACAAGGACGCGAGGAGGAAGATCCAGTTCTCGGTGCCTTCCTCAGTGCCCATTCAGCTGGACCCGCGACAGGTGGAGATG ATTCGACGTCGGAGGCCGACACCCGCCACTCTCTTCAGACTGACAGACCCACCGTCACCAGATGAAGACAGTGGGCCTCACCAG TGGGTTCTGGGAGAAAATGGAGTCTTAAAAGCCAAACTGGTTAACACACCAACCTACCAGCCACCCTCACTCAAAG CTGTGCAGAGGATGGCCCAGGCTCACTTCTCCTCCTTAGACATGAGCTCTGTGGACAAAGAGGAGCCCTCTTctggggaggaagaggaggaag ATctaagaaaagaaagcaaaccACTTAGGGATCTGCCTGCTTCAACGGACAGTTTGACCAGATGTGCTGATCATCCTGGAGCTAAAGAAGCGGTCAAAGAAGGAGACAAAGGAAAGGGAGAATGA
- the LOC134003694 gene encoding phenylethanolamine N-methyltransferase-like, whose product MEIKGTENGIAAMAACYQRFDPAAYLQYNYTPPRADFERKDSIVPWKLACLHRAFTEGDVSGELLVDIGSGPTLYQVLSGCEVFKEVLLTDYLEVNRQELRRWLQDEGGCGLDWTPYLQHVCKLEGRRPSAWTEKAAKLRHVITDILPIDVHSAQPLAPDALPSAGADCLVSCFCLESVSPDLAAFTKALGHIRKLLRPGGHLLLIGALGESYYFGGPGVKIPVVPLNEAQVCASLNESGYNLIRLEVYTLPQDMRVGVDDVSGVFFVKAKKE is encoded by the exons atggaaataAAGGGGACAGAGAATGGAATAGCAGCCATGGCAGCCTGCTACCAAAGATTTGATCCAGCAGCATATCTACAGTACAACTACACTCCTCCACGGGCTGATTTTGAAAGAAAGGACAGCATAGTGCCATGGAAACTGGCGTGTCTGCACAGAGCTTTCACTGAAG GTGATGTGAGCGGTGAGCTGCTGGTGGACATCGGTTCAGGTCCCACCCTGTACCAAGTGCTGAGCGGCTGTGAAGTTTTCAAGGAGGTGCTCCTCACAGACTACCTGGAGGTCAACCGGCAGGAGCTGAGGCGCTGGCTCCAGGATGAGGGAGGCTGTGGCTTGGACTGGACACCATACCTGCAGCATGTATGCAAGCTGGAGGGACGACG ACCCTCAGCATGGACAGAGAAAGCTGCCAAGCTACGACACGTCATCACGGACATCCTCCCCATTGATGTGCACTCCGCTCAGCCTCTGGCCCCTGATGCCCTTCCCTCAGCGGGGGCTGACTGTCTGGTGTCCTGCTTCTGTCTGGAGAGCGTCAGCCCTGACCTGGCTGCCTTCACGAAGGCCCTCGGCCACATTCGGAAGCTCCTGAGGCCTGGTggccacctcctcctcatcggGGCCCTAGGAGAGAGTTACTACTTTGGGGGCCCGGGGGTTAAGATCCCTGTGGTCCCACTGAATGAGGCTCAGGTCTGTGCTAGTTTGAATGAGAGCGGCTACAACTTAATCAGGCTGGAGGTTTACACACTGCCTCAGGACATGAGGGTGGGGGTTGATGATGTATCTGGAGTGTTTTTCGTAAAGGCaaagaaggaataa